Proteins encoded together in one Microcaecilia unicolor chromosome 3, aMicUni1.1, whole genome shotgun sequence window:
- the LOC115464725 gene encoding vomeronasal type-2 receptor 26-like gives MAKFPYFYRTVPSELHICAAIVKLLKHFGWTWVSIIAFDDENSIRAVQILREGIEQSGGCIEFIETLHQSRSLRVQETDIFDTFSTYSTKVIILYCNKDYREIIRHTTIWEAPGKVWIITEEWGFFFPSYSVDRKNTLAFAVAKKTIPSFHKFVREANPAMFPNDSYIQMWWEDLCNNQCPKSIQRSCSSDETLFYFSQCDSINSGDSYNIYNAVYGLANALHDMVTSVSGNKTLWSAESERFLDFLPWKLHHYLKNLHFKNILGEEIFFDENGDLAIGYDIINIVILPDGTRIKEIVGSYNPYAPPDQEFAIYEEAIMWESTFNEVPEFRCSPSCPPGFRKLTREGKSVCCYDCIPCPEGEVSSQTDIDTCTKCPEDQWPNQKRDACIPKVISFLTYEEPLGITLTFVCIFLILINTVILGIFIHYKDTPIVKANNRDLSYILLISLMFCFLCSLVFIGHPDNMTCILRQTAFGISFSIALSSILAKTTTVVMAFHATKPGSKLRKWMGSRISISVVLFCSLIQTVLCLVWLFTAPPFPYLNMKSEIGTILTECNEGSIHAFYCVLGYMGFLAGISFIVAFLARNLPDRFNEAKYITFSMLVFCSVWISFIPTYLSTKGKYVVAVEIFAILASSAGLLGCIFFPKCYIILLRPERNSRKFI, from the exons ATGGCTAAGTTTCCTTATTTCTACCGGACTGTTCCCAGTGAGCTGCACATCTGTGCTGCAATAGTCAAACTATTGAAGCATTTTGGCTGGACCTGGGTCAGTATCATTGCATTTGATGATGAAAACAGCATAAGGGCTGTGCAAATCCTCAGAGAAGGAATTGAGcagagtggaggttgcattgaattcaTAGAAACCTTACATCAATCCCGTTCACTCAGGGTTCAAGAAACAGATATTTTCGACACCTTCAGTACATATTCAACTAAAGtgattattttgtattgtaataaaGACTACAGAGAGATTATAAGACATACAACCATTTGGGAAGCACCTGGAAAGGTCTGGATCATCACAGAAGAATGGGGATTTTTCTTCCCCTCATACAGTGTTGATAGAAAAAACACCTTAGCTTTTGCTGTTGCAAAGAAGACTATTCCAAGCTTTCACAAATTTGTCCGTGAGGCGAATCCTGCCATGTTTCCAAATGATTCATACATACAGATGTGGTGGGAGGACCTGTGTAACAACCAGTGCCCCAAGAGCATCCAAAGATCCTGCAGCAGTGATGAAACATTATTTTACTTCTCACAGTGTGACTCAATAAATTCTGGGGATAGTTATAACATTTACAATGCTGTGTACGGCCTGGCAAATGCACTGCATGACATGGTCACTTCAGTTTCTGGAAATAAGACCCTGTGGAGTGCAGAAAgtgagagatttttagattttctgCCATGGAAG CTTCATCATTATCTGAAGAACCTCCACTTTAAGAACATACTGGGTGAGGAAATCTTTTTTGATGAGAATGGTGATCTCGCCATTGGATATGATATTATCAACATTGTCATTCTACCTGATGGGACACGGATTAAAGAAATTGTTGGAAGTTATAACCCTTATGCTCCTCCAGATCAGGAATTTGCCATCTATGAAGAGGCGATCATGTGGGAGAGCACATTCAACGAGGT TCCAGAGTTCAGATGCAGCCCAAGTTGCCCTCCTGGGTTCAGGAAATTAACCAGGGAAGGAAAGTCTGTCTGCTGCTATGACTGTATCCCCTGTCCTGAGGGAGAGGTCTCCAGCCAAACTG ATATAGACACTTGTACAAAATGCCCAGAGGACCAATGGCCCAATCAGAAGAGGGATGCCTGCATCCCAAAAGTGATATCCTTCCTGACCTATGAAGAGCCTCTGGGGATAACTTTGACTTTTGTCTGTATTTTCTTAATTCTCATTAATACTGTCATTTTGGGGATCTTTATTCATTACAAAGATACCCCTATAGTGAAAGCCAACAACCGAGACCTCAGTTACATTCTCCTCATCTCACTCATGTTCTGCTTCCTTTGCTCCTTGGTATTCATCGGTCACCCTGACAACATGACCTGTATTCTCCGACAGACTGCCTTTGGGATCAGTTTTTCCATTGCTCTCTCCTCTATATTGGCAAAAACCACCACTGTGGTCATGGCCTTTCATGCCACCAAGCCTGGAAGCAAGctccggaaatggatgggttccagGATCTCAATTTCTGTAGTCCTTTTCTGCTCCCTTATTCAAACTGTTCTTTGTCTTGTCTGGTTGTTCACTGCTCCCCCGTTCCCATATCTTAATATGAAATCAGAAATTGGAACAATACTAACTGAATGTAATGAAGGGTCAATACatgcattttactgtgttttgggttacatgggaTTTCTGGCTGGTATCAGCTTCATCGTAGCTTTCCTAGCAAGAAATCTCCCTGACCGGTTCAATGAAGCCAAGTATATCaccttcagcatgctggtgttctgcagtgtctgGATCTCCTTCATCCCAACATACCTGAGCACCAAGGGCAAGTACGTGGTGgcagtggagatatttgctaTCCTGGCTTCTAGTGCTGGACTCCTGGGCTGTATCTTTTTCCCTAAGTGCTACATTATTCTGCTGAGACCTGAAAGGAACAGCAGAAAATTCATATAG